A stretch of the Sphingobacterium thalpophilum genome encodes the following:
- a CDS encoding RagB/SusD family nutrient uptake outer membrane protein, with the protein MKTIQYKIAFFSLATIVLTLVSCSKYLDKSPDDQLTLEMIFKDKTRTEDWLAGIYSNVPDPYWGSTRTLGWDPLSDDMAPSTGWEQFGWSVIGMQTGNWNPSTAWEPNYWVELPKRIRSAYIFLENVKPNPAQLVTEEEVNLMKAEARFMIAYYYTLLLETYGAIPFHLGLSDPNAPAEELMIGQTPFDQVVQWAEKELLDLSAILPAKYSAAQKYGRATSIMCLAVRARLLLFAASPLVNGNTAYTGFVNNKGEAIFNGTYNPEKWRLAAEASKLLIEKAEMAGHKLYVEYNPDGTIDPFLSYQNMLFRRPQDGNEEILFARPDCNVWEYDKHAQPRGTGGNGGLGITQSLVDAFFMENGRTIDDPLSGYQEKGFSTAAEVRNTRWAESQGDGKVTLAGTYNMYTHREPRFYISVLYNGAWYRRENRTTQFYSGNWDGGPTHDAPQNGYLIRKKVHPDHDPRNGTNPYRPGILYRLGEVYLNYVEALNEIDASHSDILKYLNLIRQRAGVPQYGAGKDALPVPTSQDAMRKAIRNERRVELNNEGIRYRDIRRWKIGESVLNGNFYGMNFSGTEKDDNDANPKAFFKRSVYQKRVFTAKNYWFPIPQSEIDKNPNLVQNVGWK; encoded by the coding sequence ATGAAGACAATACAATATAAAATTGCCTTTTTCTCTCTGGCAACGATAGTTCTTACCTTGGTGTCCTGTTCCAAATATTTGGATAAAAGCCCTGACGATCAGTTAACGCTGGAAATGATCTTTAAGGACAAAACGAGGACCGAAGATTGGCTGGCCGGGATTTACAGCAATGTGCCGGACCCCTATTGGGGAAGCACACGGACGTTGGGGTGGGACCCTCTTTCGGACGACATGGCTCCATCTACAGGCTGGGAACAATTTGGTTGGTCGGTTATCGGTATGCAAACAGGGAACTGGAATCCAAGTACTGCCTGGGAACCAAACTATTGGGTGGAGCTTCCCAAACGGATCCGATCGGCTTATATTTTTCTGGAAAATGTAAAACCTAATCCCGCCCAACTAGTGACGGAAGAAGAAGTTAATCTGATGAAAGCGGAAGCACGTTTTATGATTGCTTACTATTATACGCTCTTGTTGGAGACTTATGGCGCTATACCGTTTCATCTCGGCTTGTCGGATCCCAATGCTCCAGCCGAAGAGTTGATGATCGGGCAGACTCCCTTTGATCAGGTGGTGCAGTGGGCAGAAAAGGAGCTGCTGGATCTATCCGCTATCCTACCCGCCAAATACAGCGCTGCACAAAAGTATGGACGGGCCACTTCCATTATGTGTCTAGCAGTAAGAGCTCGGCTTCTGTTGTTTGCGGCCAGTCCGCTGGTCAATGGAAATACTGCCTATACAGGGTTTGTCAATAATAAAGGTGAAGCGATATTTAATGGAACCTATAATCCTGAGAAGTGGAGACTAGCTGCTGAGGCTTCAAAGTTGCTGATAGAGAAAGCGGAAATGGCTGGGCATAAGCTCTATGTAGAGTATAATCCTGACGGGACTATTGATCCGTTTCTTTCCTACCAGAATATGCTGTTCAGAAGGCCTCAAGATGGCAATGAGGAGATTCTTTTTGCGCGACCCGACTGCAATGTCTGGGAATACGACAAACACGCGCAGCCACGAGGTACCGGTGGTAATGGCGGACTCGGTATCACGCAATCGCTGGTAGACGCTTTTTTTATGGAGAATGGACGTACAATAGACGACCCTTTGTCAGGCTATCAGGAGAAGGGATTTTCAACAGCAGCGGAAGTCAGAAATACGCGTTGGGCCGAATCACAGGGAGACGGAAAAGTCACTCTCGCCGGTACCTATAACATGTATACACATCGCGAGCCGAGGTTTTATATCTCGGTATTGTATAATGGTGCCTGGTATAGAAGGGAAAATCGGACAACCCAATTTTACAGCGGCAACTGGGACGGAGGTCCTACACACGACGCACCACAGAATGGGTATCTGATCCGAAAAAAGGTACATCCGGATCATGATCCCCGAAATGGAACGAATCCGTACCGGCCCGGCATCTTGTATCGTCTAGGCGAAGTTTATCTGAATTATGTAGAAGCCCTAAATGAGATAGATGCTTCCCATTCCGATATTTTGAAATATCTCAATTTGATAAGACAACGTGCTGGTGTCCCTCAATATGGTGCCGGAAAAGATGCATTGCCCGTTCCTACCTCTCAGGATGCGATGCGAAAGGCGATCAGAAATGAACGCCGTGTGGAATTGAACAATGAAGGTATACGATATCGTGATATAAGACGCTGGAAAATAGGAGAAAGTGTCCTAAATGGAAATTTTTATGGTATGAATTTTTCGGGCACAGAAAAAGACGATAACGATGCTAACCCGAAGGCATTTTTCAAACGGTCGGTTTATCAAAAACGTGTATTTACCGCCAAAAATTACTGGTTCCCCATTCCACAATCCGAGATCGATAAAAATCCGAATCTGGTTCAAAATGTAGGTTGGAAATAA
- a CDS encoding RagB/SusD family nutrient uptake outer membrane protein, producing the protein MKTSRVRNYLKIALVLTLCGTYTSCSMDEDLYSSITVETFYKTASDAEKALVSVYSVMGALYGGPAATLVPDFSADQVYPRAVVGRNSLTLFTLEPTYTAQISQGRTNESPQQIWISCYKGIEQANWLLVKVPEIAMDEVRKKQILGEAHFLRAFYHWMLAKNFGEVPIKLVPSTSQQEAYTAKSAIKEVYGQIYKDLDAAYDAGLSSYPNVVAGRPSKEAVNALYAKAALYNEDWSTALTKAEAVLSAGTYSLVATEAELFSYAKENENRKEMIWAYEADPISPGNGHQLVGLCGPTGSAAPQYAVTSYGSMFAYMDFFNSFDPKDGRRQLLDTSYVNKQGKIVPQAKITPITTDAVLIKKYQDPVSTVGTICNIPILRLADIYLIAAEAEARLRGATSKAYGYVNAIRHRAGLGELPAGLAKDAFIEAVLQERAWEFFAEGDRWYDLTRTGKYLKVIPQATNTVYPVRNVQPKYRYFPIPQDEVNANNLLVQNPDWD; encoded by the coding sequence ATGAAAACTTCTCGAGTTAGAAACTACTTAAAGATCGCTCTTGTCCTTACGTTGTGCGGTACGTATACCTCATGTTCCATGGATGAGGACCTATATTCATCCATTACCGTTGAAACTTTTTATAAGACAGCTTCTGATGCCGAAAAAGCATTGGTTTCGGTGTATAGTGTGATGGGCGCGTTGTATGGTGGGCCAGCAGCGACGCTTGTACCGGACTTTAGCGCCGATCAGGTGTATCCAAGGGCAGTAGTGGGACGAAATTCATTGACTCTTTTTACCTTGGAGCCAACCTATACTGCACAGATAAGCCAAGGTCGTACAAATGAATCGCCACAGCAGATCTGGATATCCTGTTACAAAGGTATCGAACAGGCCAATTGGTTGTTGGTTAAAGTGCCTGAAATAGCTATGGATGAGGTTCGTAAGAAGCAGATCTTGGGCGAGGCCCATTTCCTTCGTGCTTTTTATCATTGGATGCTTGCCAAAAATTTTGGAGAAGTACCGATTAAACTAGTTCCGAGTACCTCGCAGCAGGAGGCCTATACCGCCAAGAGCGCGATTAAAGAAGTGTACGGTCAAATATATAAAGATTTAGATGCTGCTTATGATGCAGGCTTGTCATCATATCCTAATGTCGTGGCAGGACGCCCTTCGAAAGAGGCGGTTAATGCCCTTTATGCGAAGGCCGCACTATATAATGAAGATTGGAGCACCGCCTTAACGAAAGCGGAAGCCGTATTGTCCGCAGGTACCTATTCATTGGTGGCCACTGAAGCAGAACTTTTTAGCTACGCTAAAGAAAACGAGAACCGTAAGGAGATGATATGGGCTTATGAAGCCGATCCCATTTCACCGGGCAACGGACATCAGCTTGTTGGTTTGTGTGGACCTACAGGGAGCGCTGCACCTCAGTATGCAGTTACTTCCTATGGTTCGATGTTTGCTTACATGGATTTTTTTAATTCGTTTGATCCTAAGGACGGAAGACGTCAATTGTTGGATACTAGCTATGTGAATAAACAGGGGAAAATAGTGCCGCAGGCTAAAATTACACCCATCACAACTGACGCTGTGTTGATCAAAAAATATCAGGATCCCGTTTCCACCGTTGGTACGATCTGCAATATTCCTATTCTGCGCTTGGCAGACATCTACCTCATCGCGGCAGAAGCAGAAGCTCGTTTGCGCGGCGCAACAAGCAAAGCTTATGGTTATGTGAATGCAATCCGGCACCGTGCAGGATTAGGAGAGCTGCCTGCAGGATTAGCCAAAGATGCCTTCATTGAGGCAGTACTGCAAGAACGGGCCTGGGAGTTTTTTGCCGAAGGTGACCGCTGGTATGATCTTACCCGGACCGGAAAGTACCTAAAAGTTATCCCTCAAGCGACCAATACTGTATATCCTGTGCGCAATGTCCAGCCAAAATATAGGTATTTTCCTATACCGCAGGATGAGGTCAATGCA
- a CDS encoding GntR family transcriptional regulator, giving the protein MNENRDSSQQRMKYLQLVNHILQLIEADELQLNDRLPSLKQFEQQFGMSKETVLKGLNFLLEKGIIESVYRKGYYVRKKSIDHSFRIFLLLDKMNIMRDKFYHTLFDSLKDSADIDVYFHHHNFKVFEKLILENLHSYTHFIVAPYLKEDVSEVLDQIPANKRIIIDFDQPHLSGTYSSIYQDFKSDIYDALSHVAVRLKKYKQLILIVPNEAFHANLVIEGFLQFCQKHHYNYIIQHEILATGFKKGNVYITFSRYDTDDVALIKLARKKKLRLGEDIGLISYNDTDVKEILEGGITVISSDFEAMAETVVDVIQDKQTIRKRNPTKVILRHSL; this is encoded by the coding sequence ATGAACGAAAACAGAGATTCTTCGCAGCAGCGTATGAAATATCTTCAGTTAGTAAACCACATACTACAATTGATTGAAGCGGATGAATTGCAGTTAAATGATCGTTTGCCTTCATTAAAACAGTTTGAACAACAATTTGGTATGAGCAAAGAAACCGTGCTGAAGGGCTTGAACTTCTTGTTGGAAAAAGGAATCATTGAATCCGTGTATAGGAAGGGCTATTATGTGAGAAAAAAATCAATAGATCATAGTTTCAGGATTTTCCTATTGCTTGATAAGATGAATATTATGCGTGATAAATTTTATCACACTCTTTTTGACTCGTTAAAAGACAGTGCCGATATTGATGTCTATTTCCATCACCACAATTTCAAGGTGTTCGAAAAGTTAATTCTTGAGAATCTCCACAGCTATACCCATTTTATTGTCGCCCCTTATCTTAAAGAAGATGTTTCGGAGGTATTGGACCAGATTCCGGCCAATAAAAGGATTATTATTGATTTTGATCAGCCTCATTTATCAGGAACGTACTCGTCTATTTACCAAGATTTCAAATCGGACATTTATGATGCACTATCGCATGTAGCCGTCCGGCTAAAAAAATACAAACAGCTCATACTCATTGTTCCGAACGAAGCTTTCCATGCTAATTTGGTGATAGAGGGCTTCCTTCAATTTTGCCAAAAACATCACTATAATTATATTATACAACATGAAATACTAGCTACTGGGTTTAAGAAGGGCAATGTTTATATTACTTTCAGCAGGTATGATACGGACGACGTTGCGCTGATCAAACTTGCAAGAAAGAAAAAGTTGCGGCTGGGTGAAGACATTGGTCTGATCTCGTACAATGATACGGATGTGAAAGAAATCCTCGAGGGGGGCATAACAGTAATATCTTCTGACTTTGAGGCCATGGCTGAAACGGTAGTAGACGTCATCCAGGATAAGCAAACTATTCGAAAGCGAAACCCAACGAAGGTTATCCTGCGCCATTCGCTTTAA
- a CDS encoding SusC/RagA family TonB-linked outer membrane protein translates to MQKLILSSLCVLLSIIALAQEKRTISGRIVDVKTQRALSGVTVSDTKKQVSAKSQGDGTFTLQLNDGQRELLFSLLGYELRQVTLNENQTTVHVELSSKQEVLNEVVVVGYGTQRKIETTGAIASVKAEELTRTPVANVAQGLQSRVSGLQINQNSGSPGGNVSVRIRGTNSINGTSEPLYIVDGIQISNSGGINDISPLSTINPNDIESVEVLKDASASAIYGSRAANGVILITTKRGKAGASRVTLESYFGLQNVAKRLDVLNASEFAQLENEVFKDNYYKDPASLGEGINWQDQIFRRAAMNNQQLSISGGSEKTQLALSLNYFDQDGVIRNSDFKRYSYRLNVNHQVNERFKLGTSILGSYTISNGISSGETGLDNSGVVKESVLGAAIGAPPLLQPYREDGTIYPFAEQGNGRYREVVNPLNFIEILRRNAIKRTLINLYGEYILLPGLVYKASFNVDNDNRLFDGYSPLALIAKPDINETSGSATKDNQDNLNLLHESLLTYTTKIGDQHSVKLTGLFASQVQTYKQNRIDANGFPNDITQNEALQLAVNRQVTSYRSKQRLDSYMGRINYGFKDKLFIDITARIDGSSKFGANHKYGFFPAVAAAYRLGQEDFVKKVEMISDLKIRASYGVTGNAGGIDPYQSLARVESNGGANLGHMWVTSIGSTGIANPNLRWEKSKQLNIGLDLSMFDNRLSIVADYYKKKTDDLLYVLALPLSSGYGNMTGNFAALQNKGFEFAFNADLMRGEFKWSLGSNITFNRNKILDLDNGITQERFINTYSLLKVGEPIGIFKTYVFDGINQSADDILPGYDGRIGGHRVKDINNDGEINSSDQLITGNPNPKFIYGLTSNLSYKNFDLSFFLSGTYGNDIFNISRFSFENPLGQRNLFKGMINRWNPENHNNQYVSAFAGGRLPISDYPMENGSYLRMRNISLGYRFKNFKRGLKDIRIYVSGNNLFTITDYSGYDPEVNSYAGSNTQIGIDNLVYPQARSFIMGIQMNF, encoded by the coding sequence ATGCAAAAGCTAATTTTATCATCTCTTTGCGTCCTCCTCAGCATTATCGCTTTGGCGCAGGAAAAGCGAACTATTTCTGGAAGAATTGTCGATGTGAAAACACAGCGGGCGCTTTCGGGAGTAACGGTCAGCGATACAAAAAAACAGGTCTCAGCCAAATCTCAAGGGGATGGTACCTTTACGCTGCAATTGAATGATGGACAGCGTGAGTTGCTGTTTTCTCTGCTTGGCTACGAACTCCGGCAGGTCACCTTGAATGAAAACCAGACAACCGTCCATGTTGAACTTTCGTCAAAACAAGAGGTTTTGAATGAGGTAGTCGTGGTCGGTTATGGTACGCAACGTAAAATTGAAACGACAGGCGCGATCGCCTCCGTGAAGGCCGAAGAGCTTACCAGGACACCAGTTGCGAATGTTGCTCAGGGCTTACAATCACGTGTATCAGGTCTGCAGATCAATCAGAATTCGGGTTCTCCGGGTGGAAACGTCAGCGTGCGAATCAGAGGTACAAACTCAATCAATGGGACATCAGAACCTCTGTACATTGTGGATGGGATACAAATCTCCAACAGCGGCGGCATCAATGATATAAGCCCGTTATCGACTATCAATCCTAATGATATTGAGTCAGTCGAAGTTTTAAAAGATGCTTCAGCATCTGCAATTTATGGTTCCCGGGCTGCAAATGGTGTAATCTTGATCACAACTAAGCGGGGTAAAGCGGGGGCTAGCCGTGTGACGTTGGAAAGTTATTTCGGGTTACAGAATGTAGCTAAACGGCTAGATGTCTTAAACGCCAGTGAGTTCGCCCAACTAGAAAATGAGGTGTTCAAAGATAATTATTATAAAGACCCAGCTTCACTGGGGGAGGGAATTAATTGGCAGGATCAGATCTTCAGACGTGCGGCGATGAATAATCAGCAGCTATCGATCAGTGGTGGTAGTGAGAAGACCCAATTGGCTTTGTCTCTTAACTATTTTGATCAGGATGGAGTCATTCGTAATTCTGATTTCAAGAGGTATTCCTATCGTCTGAATGTAAATCATCAGGTTAACGAGCGTTTTAAACTAGGAACCAGTATTTTGGGAAGCTATACAATTAGTAATGGCATTAGCTCGGGCGAGACCGGTTTGGATAATTCTGGAGTCGTCAAAGAGAGTGTGCTGGGAGCGGCGATAGGTGCCCCACCGTTATTGCAGCCGTATCGTGAGGACGGTACCATTTACCCTTTCGCTGAACAAGGCAACGGTCGTTATAGAGAGGTGGTCAATCCGTTGAATTTTATAGAAATATTGCGAAGGAATGCCATCAAGCGCACCTTGATTAATTTATATGGAGAGTATATTCTATTGCCTGGTCTGGTATATAAGGCGTCATTTAATGTGGACAATGATAATCGTTTATTTGATGGCTATTCACCACTGGCGTTAATAGCTAAGCCGGATATCAATGAAACTTCGGGATCAGCAACGAAAGACAATCAGGATAATTTAAATTTGCTACACGAGAGTTTGCTGACTTACACTACCAAGATCGGAGATCAGCATTCCGTGAAACTGACAGGGCTTTTTGCTTCGCAGGTACAGACTTACAAACAGAACCGCATTGATGCCAACGGTTTCCCGAACGACATTACGCAAAACGAGGCGCTACAACTTGCGGTCAATAGGCAGGTCACTAGCTATCGCAGCAAACAACGGCTTGATTCGTATATGGGGCGCATTAATTATGGTTTTAAAGATAAACTGTTTATTGACATCACTGCGCGTATTGATGGTTCCAGTAAATTCGGGGCCAACCATAAATATGGCTTTTTCCCTGCTGTCGCAGCAGCCTACCGTTTAGGTCAGGAGGATTTCGTGAAAAAGGTTGAAATGATTAGTGATCTGAAGATCCGTGCAAGCTATGGAGTTACCGGCAACGCTGGAGGTATTGATCCTTATCAGTCTTTAGCCAGAGTGGAATCAAACGGCGGAGCCAATCTTGGTCACATGTGGGTTACATCAATTGGCTCAACTGGCATTGCCAATCCAAATTTGCGGTGGGAAAAATCCAAACAGCTGAATATTGGGCTGGATCTGAGTATGTTCGATAATCGTTTGTCAATTGTGGCGGATTACTATAAGAAAAAAACAGACGATCTATTGTATGTGCTTGCGCTTCCCTTGTCTTCTGGATATGGGAATATGACCGGCAACTTTGCAGCCCTGCAAAACAAAGGATTTGAATTTGCTTTCAACGCAGATCTTATGCGTGGAGAATTCAAATGGTCTTTGGGTTCGAATATTACATTCAACCGAAATAAAATACTGGACTTAGACAATGGCATTACACAGGAGAGGTTTATCAATACCTATTCGCTGCTTAAAGTAGGTGAACCTATTGGTATATTCAAGACGTATGTGTTTGATGGGATTAATCAGTCGGCAGACGATATTTTACCCGGTTACGACGGCCGGATCGGAGGGCATCGCGTGAAGGACATAAACAATGATGGTGAAATCAATTCCAGCGACCAGCTGATCACCGGAAATCCCAATCCAAAGTTTATCTACGGCTTAACCTCTAATTTGAGTTATAAGAATTTTGATCTAAGCTTTTTCCTGTCCGGAACATATGGTAACGATATTTTCAATATTAGTAGGTTTTCTTTCGAAAATCCACTGGGGCAACGGAATCTTTTCAAGGGAATGATTAATCGGTGGAATCCAGAAAATCATAACAACCAGTATGTTAGTGCTTTTGCGGGTGGGCGGCTTCCGATAAGTGATTATCCGATGGAAAATGGGTCTTACTTGCGCATGCGCAATATTTCACTGGGCTATCGTTTTAAAAACTTTAAACGCGGATTAAAGGATATCCGGATCTATGTCAGCGGCAACAATCTGTTTACAATAACAGATTATTCCGGCTATGATCCTGAGGTAAACAGTTATGCGGGATCCAATACTCAAATTGGTATCGATAATCTGGTATATCCGCAGGCGAGATCCTTTATTATGGGGATTCAAATGAATTTTTAA
- a CDS encoding SusC/RagA family TonB-linked outer membrane protein encodes MTSRKQNKFARNFFCFFLSSSVWLLCLSGPLFGQEKNITIDFNNLPMKQVFKDLNSRTGLKFIYSPNDINDTRRISMTFKNEPIKNVLDRIFSSLKASYTINDNTIIVKRSGKPVVQQQERLINGQVLNTGQTPLANATVTSGSGKRHTFTDGQGRFQLSLGPEDSYFTVSLVGFANQRVPLHASSEYRILLSDSVSALDEVVVVGFGTQRRASVVGAITTIEPKRLQIGTSRSMSNNLAGQLAGIIAVQRSGEPGYDNSNFWIRGISTFGGSRSPLILVDGVERSLDNMDPEEIESFSILKDAAASAVYGVRGANGVILINTKRGKVGKPNVSARFEQGITSPVQLPQFIGAADYLEVMNSIREERGEQGLYSKERIENIRNQTDPDLYPDVNWLDAILRDRAGNSRANVSVNGGSNILRYSLVTSYYREGGLIERDKNQAWNSSSRLNRYNVRSNVDINVSPTTLFRLNIGGYLQDRTRAPQSVDDLFQEAFTIPPYVHPTIYSSGEIPRTPQRTNPWALATQRGYERISASKIESLFSVEQDLSFWLKGLKARGLFSFDRYSNTSVVRSKSPDYYNPAIGRDENGKLQLVIDSYGQEFLGYEKNSDWGDKSMYLEGALNYTQTFAGHNIEAMFLYNQRNYDNGDLLSYRNQGIAGRFSYNYNNRYIAEFNFGYNGSENFAPGKRYGFFPSFALGWYLSEEPFMEHLRGTFSKIKLRGSYGLVGNDKLDGRRFAYITTINETGGYSWGLNNDFKRAGRMEGDQGNGNLTWETVAKSNVGVELGLWRALEFQLDLFNEERKDIFMQRRSIPGSSGFTNAPWANFGRVNNKGIDMSLEVNKAINHNLSLSVRGTFTYAINKILEQDEPSAVIGTSRSSTGKPIGQLFGLVDEGLFTDADFTDVANGVLKPGIARHSFGPVRPGDIKYRDLNGDGVVDALDRTAIGGTEDPQIVFGFGSNLRYKALDFGFFFQGVSRTYRIIGGSNFIPGSANGAMGNIFSNAWDRWTVDNPSQDVFYPRLSDYQSANNNMASTWWLRDMSFIRLRNVEIGYSLPTKLLDHLSIRNFRIFLRGNNLLTVSDFKLWDPELGVNNGMRYPIMKSVSMGLELNFK; translated from the coding sequence ATGACATCCCGCAAACAAAATAAGTTTGCGCGAAACTTTTTTTGCTTTTTTTTGAGCAGCTCTGTTTGGTTGCTTTGTCTAAGCGGTCCACTTTTTGGTCAGGAAAAAAATATCACAATAGATTTTAATAACCTCCCCATGAAGCAGGTATTTAAAGACCTAAACAGCAGGACTGGTTTAAAATTTATTTATTCACCAAACGATATCAACGATACAAGGCGTATATCGATGACATTCAAAAATGAACCTATTAAGAATGTTCTGGACCGCATATTTTCGAGTTTGAAAGCCTCTTATACTATAAATGATAATACCATTATTGTAAAACGTAGTGGTAAACCAGTTGTACAGCAACAAGAGCGTCTAATCAACGGCCAAGTGCTCAATACCGGGCAAACACCTTTGGCCAATGCAACGGTCACAAGTGGTTCAGGTAAGAGACACACATTTACAGATGGTCAGGGACGCTTTCAGCTCAGCCTTGGTCCTGAGGACAGTTATTTTACTGTGAGTTTGGTTGGCTTCGCGAATCAGCGAGTACCCTTACATGCCAGTAGTGAATATCGCATATTACTAAGCGACAGCGTCAGTGCATTAGATGAAGTTGTTGTAGTCGGATTTGGAACACAGCGTCGGGCTTCTGTCGTTGGAGCTATTACGACGATTGAACCCAAACGGTTACAAATTGGGACATCGCGCTCTATGAGTAATAACCTTGCCGGGCAACTTGCAGGTATTATCGCCGTACAGCGGTCGGGAGAGCCGGGTTATGATAATTCCAACTTTTGGATTCGTGGCATCAGTACTTTTGGGGGAAGCCGTAGTCCATTAATTCTTGTAGACGGAGTCGAGCGCTCACTCGATAATATGGATCCCGAAGAGATTGAATCATTTTCGATATTAAAAGATGCTGCGGCCAGCGCAGTCTATGGAGTCCGGGGCGCTAACGGCGTCATTTTAATTAATACAAAAAGAGGCAAAGTCGGTAAGCCGAATGTCTCGGCGCGTTTTGAGCAAGGTATCACTTCGCCGGTACAACTACCACAATTTATAGGAGCAGCCGATTATCTCGAAGTCATGAATAGTATCCGGGAGGAGCGAGGAGAGCAAGGACTTTATTCCAAAGAACGGATAGAAAATATTCGTAATCAAACAGATCCGGATCTTTACCCCGATGTCAACTGGCTTGATGCAATACTTCGCGACCGCGCCGGAAATTCAAGGGCTAATGTAAGTGTCAATGGTGGATCAAATATTCTGCGATATTCATTGGTGACTTCTTATTACAGGGAGGGCGGGCTGATCGAGCGTGACAAAAATCAGGCTTGGAACTCATCTTCGCGATTAAACCGTTACAATGTGCGGTCCAATGTGGATATCAATGTCAGCCCGACTACACTTTTCCGCCTGAATATTGGTGGCTATCTGCAGGATAGAACCCGGGCACCTCAGAGCGTCGATGATCTATTTCAAGAAGCATTCACTATCCCGCCCTATGTGCATCCGACTATCTATTCTTCCGGTGAAATCCCCCGTACCCCACAGCGGACCAACCCATGGGCTCTAGCCACACAACGGGGATACGAACGGATCAGCGCCAGTAAAATCGAATCTCTATTTTCTGTGGAACAAGACCTTTCATTTTGGCTCAAAGGGTTAAAAGCGCGGGGGCTATTTTCGTTTGATAGATATTCGAACACATCAGTGGTGAGAAGCAAAAGCCCTGACTATTATAATCCAGCCATTGGCCGGGATGAAAACGGAAAACTACAGTTGGTGATTGATAGTTATGGACAGGAATTCTTGGGGTATGAGAAAAACTCGGACTGGGGAGATAAAAGCATGTATCTAGAGGGAGCTCTTAACTATACCCAGACTTTCGCGGGGCATAATATAGAAGCCATGTTTCTTTACAACCAGAGAAACTATGATAATGGCGACCTTTTGTCTTATCGCAATCAAGGTATTGCGGGCAGGTTTTCCTACAATTATAACAATAGGTATATAGCCGAATTTAATTTTGGTTATAATGGTTCTGAAAACTTTGCACCGGGCAAGCGGTACGGCTTCTTTCCCTCGTTTGCACTTGGCTGGTATCTTTCCGAGGAGCCTTTTATGGAGCATCTGAGGGGAACCTTTTCCAAAATTAAACTGCGCGGGTCCTATGGCCTTGTAGGGAATGATAAACTCGACGGCCGTCGATTTGCTTATATCACGACCATCAACGAAACTGGAGGATATTCCTGGGGACTCAACAATGATTTTAAACGAGCTGGTCGCATGGAAGGAGATCAAGGTAACGGCAATTTGACATGGGAAACCGTAGCAAAGTCGAATGTCGGTGTAGAACTGGGGCTATGGAGAGCCCTGGAATTTCAACTTGACTTATTTAATGAGGAGCGAAAAGACATATTTATGCAACGTCGTTCGATCCCGGGATCTAGCGGTTTTACCAATGCGCCTTGGGCAAATTTTGGACGGGTGAACAACAAAGGTATAGATATGTCACTTGAAGTAAATAAAGCGATCAACCATAATTTATCCCTTTCCGTACGAGGCACATTCACCTATGCTATCAATAAAATACTGGAACAGGATGAGCCTAGTGCGGTAATCGGCACATCACGCTCTTCGACGGGCAAACCGATCGGACAGCTGTTTGGCCTCGTTGACGAAGGTCTTTTCACGGATGCGGATTTCACCGATGTGGCTAACGGCGTCTTGAAGCCCGGGATCGCTAGGCATTCTTTTGGGCCTGTACGTCCTGGGGATATCAAATACCGCGATCTCAATGGAGATGGTGTGGTGGACGCGCTGGACAGGACGGCAATAGGGGGGACAGAGGATCCACAGATTGTTTTCGGTTTTGGTTCCAACCTGCGATATAAAGCCCTTGATTTCGGTTTCTTTTTCCAAGGCGTATCGCGTACTTACCGTATTATAGGCGGCTCAAATTTTATTCCGGGAAGCGCCAATGGTGCTATGGGAAATATATTTAGTAATGCTTGGGACCGATGGACAGTGGATAACCCGAGTCAGGATGTTTTTTATCCGCGTCTTTCCGACTATCAGAGTGCAAACAATAATATGGCTTCTACTTGGTGGCTCAGAGATATGAGTTTTATTCGGTTACGAAATGTTGAAATAGGGTATAGTTTACCTACAAAACTATTGGATCACCTTTCGATACGCAATTTTAGGATATTTCTTCGTGGTAACAACCTTTTGACGGTCAGTGATTTTAAGCTATGGGATCCTGAACTTGGTGTCAACAATGGAATGCGCTATCCAATCATGAAATCCGTCTCGATGGGGTTAGAGTTAAATTTTAAATAG